The following proteins are co-located in the Paludibaculum fermentans genome:
- a CDS encoding YdcF family protein, with product MRRLIAIAILVIGLPLATYLVILAKEIEGQSVIDDSQKADIIVVLGAAEYNGRPSPVLKARLDHAFDLYQKGQSNLILTTGGAGGDQQFTEGQVGRDYLVRRGIAAEAIVVEGEGDSTVRSLLAVSEIMRRMNLVSAIVVSDGYHIFRAKRILQHEGMKVYGSPRPYRPQGTWKEQWLYVRQAVGYLLWRMGINI from the coding sequence ATGAGGCGGCTCATTGCCATTGCAATTCTGGTCATCGGTCTGCCCTTGGCGACGTATCTCGTCATTCTGGCCAAGGAGATCGAGGGGCAGTCCGTCATCGACGACTCCCAGAAGGCGGACATCATCGTCGTCCTCGGCGCGGCGGAATACAACGGCCGTCCGTCTCCCGTCCTGAAGGCCCGCCTCGATCACGCCTTCGACCTCTACCAGAAGGGCCAGTCCAACCTGATCCTGACCACCGGCGGAGCCGGAGGCGACCAGCAGTTCACTGAAGGCCAGGTGGGCCGCGATTACCTGGTGCGGCGCGGCATCGCTGCCGAGGCGATCGTCGTGGAAGGCGAAGGCGACTCCACCGTACGCAGCCTGTTGGCGGTGAGCGAGATCATGCGCCGCATGAACCTCGTCTCGGCCATCGTCGTCAGCGACGGCTATCACATCTTTCGGGCCAAACGGATCCTGCAGCACGAAGGCATGAAGGTCTACGGCTCACCCCGTCCTTACCGTCCGCAGGGCACGTGGAAAGAGCAGTGGCTCTATGTCCGTCAGGCGGTGGGCTACCTGCTCTGGCGCATGGGCATCAATATCTAG